Proteins encoded by one window of Rutidosis leptorrhynchoides isolate AG116_Rl617_1_P2 chromosome 7, CSIRO_AGI_Rlap_v1, whole genome shotgun sequence:
- the LOC139859795 gene encoding uncharacterized protein, protein MVVFGGDFKQILPVVPKGTRQDIVNASLNSSYLWYHSKVLKLTVNMRLRSEGNNDEMEDIKAFANWILDVDNETVGGPNDEDVEITIPGEFLIKKSDVPINSIVESTYPDLNNNLYENTFFQERATLAPTHEHVNKINDRLLQLVPGEEFTYLSCDGVDASDNSMTGDRGMQYQEFLNNLKFSGIPNHKLVLKVGVLIMLLRNID, encoded by the coding sequence ATGGTGGTTTTTGGTGGAGACTTTAAACAAATACTTCCGGTTGTTCCTAAAGGTACCCGACAAGACATCGTGAATGCTTCGTTGAACTCATCCTATCTATGGTATCACAGTAAAGTATTGAAGCTAACGGTTAACATGAGGTTACGATCCGAAGGCAACAATGATGAAATGGAGGACATAAAAGCGTTTGCAAATTGGATTCTAGATGTGGACAACGAAACTGTTGGTGGACCAAATGATGAGGATGTTGAAATCACCATACCAGGTGAGTTTCTAATCAAAAAGTCAGACGTTCCAATTAACTCTATTGTAGAGTCCACTTACCCGGATTTGAATAATAATCTATATGAAAATACATTTTTTCAAGAGAGAGCTACTCTTGCTCCTACTCAtgaacatgtaaataaaattaatgATCGTTTGTTACAACTTGTCCCAGGTGAAGAATTTACTTACTTGAGTTGTGATGGTGTCGATGCTTCTGACAACTCTATGACAGGTGATCGTGGGATGCAATATCAAGAATTCCTAAACAACCTTAAGTTTTCAGGTATTCCTAATCACAAGTTGGTTCTTAAAGTTGGTGTTCTGATCATGTTACTAAGAAACATCGACTAA